In Candidatus Zixiibacteriota bacterium, the sequence CTTATCTACGTAGACATGGCTTTCGGGATTGTCATCGTCATCCGGATTCAAGTCATCCCAGAGAACCGCCAGGATAGCGTTGGGAGTAAACGTATACGGTATCGGCTGTGAGATTCGGGAATCCAGCCGGGTGGAATCGAAACCGATCAGACCGTTGGAACCGATATAGAACTCATCGTAAAGAGTGCCATAGAACGGAAAATCGAAATCGAGTTTAATTGGACCGTAATAATTGTCATCATCGAGATTGGCGACTACATCAACACCTGTGGTAGAAATATCTGTCCAGTCGAATTTAGGTCCGCTGGGCTCGTCAGAGTCAGCCCAGTAGTAGCCGTATTCATCCGGACCACCCAGGTCATAGCGGACCGGCATACCCTGCACATCGTTCTCTTCGCCCTTGGGCAAATCTGACGGCAGGTAGGCTTCATCCGGATATTCATGCGAGGCAGATTCGATCCTGCCCTCGGCCAGACTATAAGCAAACGCAGGGCCGGCATCGCGCAGATGAGGCACCAGGTCGATATTATAGATCAGGCCACCCTGGCCGGAATTTTCTATTATCAGTTGAGCAGTCGTCGTATCGCCCTGGGTCAGGATTTTATCAAACGAACCCGGGTTAACCGCCATGACCGGCGGGAAATCTATTCGCAGGTCGTCGACATACCAGTTGTCCATGCCGGAAGCTTCACCAAAGCTTCTGAGGCGAACCTGCAGGCTCTGGTGATGGGCATCTGCCGGAAGCTCGAAACTCATATATTCGAACTCCTGCATCGCAGTATCAGCACCTTCATGCGTGACCAGGTTGACCCAGTTTCCGGAGCTGTTGCGGTAATCAACCCACAGGTTGTCGCCCGCTTCAGGCTTGTCGCTCATACCACCGCGCTGGTAATAGTATGACAGGAGTACTCCGCTCTGGCCGGAGAGGTCAATCAACTGCGTGGCGGCAGTGTCGACTCCACCATCGAGACGCATTGAATACGGATCCGAGGGGGGATTCTGGCCGGCGGTAGTAATCGTCACACCGATATAATCGAACCACTTCTGAATATGCAGGGTATCATCCGGGAAGTTCTCGGTCCAGGGAACCGGAGCCGGTTCACCGGCAGAGACAGCTTCTACGAGTGCATAAGCTGAAATCAACGGATCCCCCTGAGAAGTGGCGTAGGCCGTAATAGTTTCGGCATCATGAAGCGGAGTTCCGGCCGGGATAGCCACCTTGGCTACGATATCGACCGAATCACCACCTGGAATCAGGCCGGTTGTATTTGTATTGTGAGTACCGCCGGCATCAAAGAATGTCATATCCCAGTCGCCGGAGGAGCTCAGGTCAAACTCATCGGTAAGATAACCGCGGTTGACAACGGTAAGGGTAAACAGCGCGCTGTCACCGGCAGGGCCGTACTGGCTCTGCATGGCGGGATTGACACGCACATCGTAATCGGATGGATGGCCGACGTATATATCATCCACAAACCAGTCATCGTAAGCACCCGCTGTCGCGGTACAGCGGATCTTGAGCCTGAAACCGGCGTGCATCGCATCGGACGAAAGCTGGAGTTCGACTTCTTCGAACTCGGTCATATCAGCGTCTGCGCCCAGATGACGATTCAACTCGATCCAGACAGAATCCTGGTTGAGGTACTCGATAATCAGGTCGTCACCGGCATCCGGAGATTCGGCTCCGCCGGTCTGCTGGTAAGCGTATTCGACCACGATATTGGATTCGTCCTTGAGGTTGATAGCCTCGGTAATGAGAACATCGCCGCCTGTGGTTTCACCATTAAGGTTAGCACTGTAAGGGGCGGAGGGCTCATCGATACCGATATCGTTAACTTCAGCTTCCTCGTAGGATTCCCATTTGGCGATATCGAATGATGTGGTCGCGAAGATATCCGTAAACGGGATTTCCCACGGTTGACCGGCCGAAGTCGTAGTCAGTACTGAAGTGGCATTAATAGCCGGATCGGTAACCGAAGTCGCAGTCACGTCGACTGAATCGTATTCACCCTCATAACTGGAGGGTACCAGTACACGCACCATAAAATCAAAGCTTTCCTCGGAAACCAGAAGACCTGAGCTGTATACGGGCGTGACACTGTCCGTGTCGAATAACTGCGTATCCCATAGATTGCCGCTCTGGCTGAGATTGAATTCATCCGAGAAGATTCCGTTGTTGACCAGGTGCATGTCGTACCAGGCGGTATCCAGAGCCGGGGCCGACTTTCCGGCCAATTCAGGCTCGAGGATCACGCCGTAATCGATGACATAGAAAGAGTATGTATCCGTCTGGTCAAATTCGCCATCGATATTCTGGGCGTAAATATAGTAATTAATAGTGGTACCCGGGGGCTGCGCCGGTATAAATGCGCTGAATTCATCCTGCCCGCCGGTTGGAAGCATGACTTCCTCGTACCATGTCGAGTTGATTTCGTAATATAGAATAACAGAATCGGAGACCAGGTCGGCATTCGACCAGACCGTAGCCACAGCTTCGTAATCGTTGAGCGAATCCTTGGTGTCCGGAAGCGGAGTATGCGTAATCACGATCGGACCCATCTGCGAGAGCGCATTGAAGACATTGATTCTGCCATATCCGAATTGATTGTCAAAGCCTGCAGGACCGAGGTCTTCCGAGGTATTGATCATGACCTGGCGAACCGAATCCGGGCTGAGACCCGGGTTCATGCTCAGAATCAACGCGGCCAGCCCGGCGGCATGAGGGGTAGCCATCGAGGTACCCGCCAATGGGCTGTAGTTCTGGGGCAGACCGTAATTGGTCGTCAGATAGCAGGGATAGTTCGGGAAAGTCGAGATGATATCATCCGCATCGTAAGGACTTCCGGAACCACCGGGAGCACTGATCGTCACCTCTGGACCGATACTCGAAAAATCAGAGGACTGATCATCGGGATCGGTGGACGATACGCAGATCGTGTTGCTGTAAGTGGTAGCGTAGGCACCGGGCCAGCTGACCGACCCCTGGTTGTTGTTACCCGCGGCGGCACATAGTACTACACCGTTGGAGTCAGCGTAAGCTACGCCCCATTCCTTGGTCTCGCCGGCAGAGCCACCGCCGGAATAATTTAAGACCTTACAGCCGTTATCGACACCGTAGAAACATCCATCCCTGAAATACTCATGAGAGCCGGATCCGGAGGAGGTAAAGACCTTGATCGCCATTACCTTGACATTCCAGGCCACACCGGCGACACCGATACCATTGTTGGATTCGGCAGCGATAGTTCCGGAAACATGGGTACCATGACCGTTGTCATCCAGCGGTTCACCACCGTCGATCACGCTGGTACCGATGATGTAACGGTTGGGATCATCCAGATCTGGATGACTCAACTGGCCGTTCTGCATCGGGATACCGCTGTCCAGCACTCCCACGATAACCGTATCCGAACCGGTCGATATATCCCAGCCCTCGGGACAATCGATATCGGCATCCGGAGTACCGCCCGGAGGCGACTGACCGGTATTGTGGTAATGCCACTGCTCGTTGTACATCGGATCATCGGGTGTTATGAAAAGTCGGTCGACCATATTCGGTTCAGCATAACGCACCGACGGCATTTGTTCGATATCGGCGATAACTTCGAACAGATCGGTATTTTCATCGACTTTCAGCTTCAGAAAGCCGGTGCCGTCGTCATGACGAACGATCGCGGCCGGGCTGGAAGCCATTTCGAGCGCGAAATCATATTCGGAGCGCTCGGATTTCAAACCGACAAGGATCTCACCTTCAAGATATTCAATCTCCTGCCCTCTCCATTGGCCGGATTTTATCTCGACCCCATTCATTTTTTCCGCAAAAAGCGACTGTGATGTAAAAACAGCGAAAAGTAATATTGCCAGAAGTAATAACGGTTTAGGTTTCATGGACCCTCCAGGACGATAGGTAGGAATAGTTTGTTGTTATCAATACCAAAATACTCATTTTTAAAGATCAGTCAAGCACGATATCGGCAGACAGGCCGGTATTACTTGTAACTATATGCGGATATAATGCCGATGCGGCCCAGCCTTAATGTAATCGGATGGACCGCATCGTTTTATATAAATATCTAACAATCCGGAATGCCGTCGCCGTCGGTATCGCAGGGCGCGTTTCCACCGGCAAAAGCATAAGCGATAATATAAACTGCATCGGAAACATCAACACTACCGTCACAATTGGCATCACCGCTCACATACGGATCCGGCGGAGTGCCACCTGCGAATGCGTAGTTGATGATATGGACAGCATCGGAGACATCGACCGCCCAGTCGTTATTGGCATCACCACAGAGGATTTCATCCAGGTAATCATCAGAGTGATAATAGAACCTGCCGTCGCTCTCATCCGCGATCGCCTTCAAAAACATCAGGTCCTCAAAGTATTTCAGATCCTTGGAGAAGGGATCCTGCGGACCGTCGTAGTAATGGACGATATTGGTCGAATTGATGATGTACTGTTCATACAGGCAGAGTTGCCACGGCGTGCAATCTCCGGTATCCAGAAGCGGGTCACAGCCATAGTTCCAGCCGGTGAACTGCAGGGAGTCACAGGGTTCGCAGAGCGTGCACATATCGAAATCAGTGCTGTAGTTCTCCAGCCCGTTGGTGTACATAAAGAGGAGTTTTTCCTCGCCGGAGAAAATATCCAGCAGGCACTGCGCCTCGCAGATTCCGGAAGCCAGCGGGGTGTCATGACGAGGTCCCTTGAGCGAATCCAATGCTGAGAACAGCACTGTTGAATCGGAAGTGAAACTTTCGTAGCGAACCACTCCCAGCGAGCTGTTGAAATACATGATGGCTACCTGATAACAGCCTGTATACATAGTATCCGCAGGATTTAACAGCATGCGAATTTCTTCCCTGGCGGTCTGTTTGGCACGGACGAAACGGGTTTCGCCTTCCTGGTTGGGAATATTCATCGAACCCGAGAAGTCCAGCATTATAATAGCCCAATTGTTCAATTCGAAGGTCACTTCGAAAGTATCGACACAGAACAATCCGCACTCATCGGAGCATTTAATCTCGACCTGAACTGTCGTATCTCCGGATGGAGTATAAGTCCAGAAACCACCGCTCAACGTGCCCGGACCGGAAAGCAGTTCGCATCCGGCCAGGTTGCCGTCATCATCGGTGGCTGATACGGGCAGGTTGACCTGGCTGGGTTCGCACTGCGAGATAATCGTATCGTTTGGCACTATACAGACAGGAGCCGATGAATTGTATTCGACAGTTATCGCAACTTCGCCGCTGACAACCGCTCCGCAGGTATCCTCGGCTTCGAACTCACCGTAATAGGTTTTCTCCTGCGTGGCAGTGAATGTCCAGTTAACGCCGTCGAAACTACCACTGCCACCGACCTGCCTGACTTCCATCAGGTTACCATCCAAGTCAGTAGCTGAAACCGGGTAGACGAAGGTCGAATCGTCGCAGAGCGCGACAGTTTCATCAGCGGGCAGTACCAGCGCAGGATCACTGTTGTAAACTACGAAGATTTCGACGGTTCCTCCGCAGGTCAAGCCGAGTTCGTCGACACACTCGAACGAGCCGGTGTAGAGACCTTCTCCGCTTGTAGTGAAAGTCCAGTTCGTACCATCAAAAGCACCGACACCATCGGTCTGACTGCATCCAACGAGATTGTCATCCAAGTCGGAAGCGCTGACCGGGAAGCTGAATGTCGAGTCGGCGCAGACGAAGAAAGTGTCCGAAGCCGGAAGTGCGCACTGGGGTGCTGAGTTGAAACCGACAGTAACATTAACAGTGCCACCACAGGTCACACCACATTGGTCGGCACACTCGAATTCAGCTGTATAGACACCTTCACCAGAGGTCGTAAATGTCCAGGTGGTACCGTCGAAACTGCCCGGGCCGTTCAGCTTGGTGCATCCAACCAGGTTGTCGTCAACATCGGAAGCAGAAACCGTGAAGCTCAGCGTAGTATCCGAGTTAATGAAGAAACTGGTATCAGCAGGCAAACTGCAGACCGGCGCGGAATTGTACTCGACTGTCATGGCAACCGAACCGCCACAGACCGCTCCGCACTCATCCTCACATTCGAACTCAGCGGTATAACTGCCCGGCGCCGTGGTGGTGAAGGTCCAGATGCCGTCAGCAAGCGTGCCGACACCATTGACCAGCCTGCACTCGACCAGGTTGCCGTCATTGTCTGAGGCTGAAACCGGGAAATTGAAAGTCGTATCACCGCAGACAAAGAAGCTGTTGTCATTCGGAAGGTCGCAGATCGGCGCGGAGTTGCGCGTAATCGTGATACTGACCGTATCGGTACAGCGAGCGCCACACTCATCGACACATTCGAAAACTGCCGAGTAAATACCCGGGCTGGTTGCGGTAAAACTCCAGGTTGAGCCATCGAATGTACCGGCGCCTGATTTCTTGGAACAGCCCGTCAGGTTGTCATCGACATCGCTGGCCGAAATCGCAAAGTTCAAGGTCGTGTCGGCGCAGATAAAGATCGACTGGTCCTCCGGAAGTTCGCAGACAGGCGCGCTGTTGCGTTCAATTGTTATTGTGACAGTACCCTGGCAGGTCGCACCACACTCATCTTCACATACGAAGGTGGCGATATAATCACCCGGCACGGTAGCCTCAAATGTCCACAGAGCACCGTCAAATGACCCGATTCCCGAACTCATCGTACAGCCGACAAGGTTACCGTCGCTGTCAGTGGCCGAAACCGGGAAGCTGAGAGTTGTATCGTTGCATATAAATACAGTCTGGTCGGCAGGAATACTGCAGACCGGAGCATTGTTTTCTTCTATCGTAATTGTTACCGTTCCGCCACAGATTTCACCGCACTCGTCTTCGCATTCGAAGCTTGCGACATAATCACCCGGACCGCTGGTAGTGAAACTCCAGTTGGTGCCGTCGAAACTGCCCGGACCGGAGGTCATCGAACAACTGACCAGGTTGTCGTCATCATCCGTGGAAGTCACCACGAAATTGAAAGTAGTATCGCCGCATACGAAGAATGTCTGATCGGTTGGAAGCGTGCAGACAGGCTGGCTGTTTTTAGTAACCTCGATAGTTACCGTACCCTGGCAGGTGGCACCACATTCGTCAACGCATTCAAAGGTAGCGCTGTAAGTGCCCGAGCCGTTGGTCTGAAGCGTCCAGACCGAACCATCAAAAGTGCCGTCACCGGAGATCAGGCTGCAACCTGTCAGGTTACCGTCGGCATCAGTGGCCGAGACATTGAAATTGAAGAGCGTGTCATCGCAGACAAAGAAACTCTGGTCAGGAGGCAGTTCGCAGACAGGCGCGCTGTTTTCAGTCACCGTTATATTAACGGTACCGGAGCAGGTCGCCCCGCACTCGTCCACACATTCGAATTCAGCAGTGTAAACACCGGGACCGCTGGTGGTAAAGACCCAGCTTGAACCGTCGAAACTGCCCGGACCGGAGGTCATACTGCAACCGCTCAGGTTGCCGTCGATGTCATTCGCGCTGACCGGGAAAGTGAAAGTTGTATCGGAACAGACGAAGAAACTCTGGTCTGCGGGCAGGTTGCAGGTCGGCGCGCTGTTGGCAGTGGTCGTTATCGTCACAGTACCGCTGCAGGTTTCACCACATTCGTCGGTGCATTCGAAGGTGGCAGAATAGGTGCCCGATCCGGAAGCATTAAAGCTCCATGTACTGCCGTCAAATGAGCCATCGCCCGAAATCATCTGGCAGTCGACCAGGTTATTGTCAATATCGGTAGCCGAGACCGGGAAGCTGAAAGTAGTATCGCCACAGATGAAATAGCTCTGGTCATCCGGAAGCTCGCAGACCGGCTGGCTGTTTTTGGTGACCGTAATCGACACCGTCCCGCCGCAGATTTCGCCGAATTCATCCTCGCATTCAAATGTTGCCATATAGACTCCTGATCCGGAAGTAGTGAAACTCCAGATCGAATCTGTCAGACTGCCGACACCGGAAGTCTGCGTACATCCAACCAGGTTGCCGTCGACATCCGAGGCCGAAACCACGAAGTTGAAGGTTGTGTCCTCGCAGACAAAGAAATTCTGGTTAGACGGAAGATTGCAGGTTGGCGCGGAGTTCGAGCTGACCACGATACTGACCGTACCGGAGCAGGATGCTCCACAGTCGTCGGTACATTCAAATGTAGCCGAGTAAACATCCGATCCGGTTGTCGAGAATGTCCAGTTGGAACCATCGAAACTGCCATCGCCTGAGAGCTTGACACATCCGCTCAGGTTGCCATCGATATCCGTAGCCGAAACCGGGAAGCTGAAAGTAGTATCACCACCGACCAAAAAACTTGTATCGGGCGGAAGGATACAGACCGGATCAGTGTTCCGGGTTATATCTATGTTGACTGTACCGGAGCATGTTGCACCACACTCATCGATACATTCAAAACTGGCAGAATAGATACCCGTGGCAGTCGCGCTGAAGATCCAGTTGCCGTTGTCGAGATAACCATCGCCGGAAACCAGATTGCATTCGACCAGGTTGCCATCCGAATCAGTAGCCGAGACCGGGAAGCTGAAGGTCGTGTCGTCACAGATGAAGAAATTCTGATCCGACGGCAGATTGCAGACCGGGGCGGAGTTGTAACCGACAGTCATCGTCACCGTACCACCGCAGACCTCGCCACATTCATCTTCACATTCGAAAGTTGCGCTGTAAGTTCCCGGACCGCTGGTAGTGAAATTCCAGTTGGAACCATCGAATGAACCATCACCGGAGATCAAACTACAGCCAACCAGGTTGCCGTCCGAATCCGTAGCTGAAACCGGGAAGCTGAAGGTTGTGTCGCCACAGACGAAGAAGCTCTGGTCAGCGGGCAGATTGCAGGACGGAGCAGAGTTTTCTTCGACAGTCATTGTAACCGTACCGCCACAGACCTCTCCGCATTCATCTTCGCACTCGAAAGTGGCGCTGTATGTTCCCGGACCGCTGGTAGTGAAACTCCAGTTGGAACCATCGAAAGATCCATCGCCTGAGATCAAATTACAGCCGACCAGGTTGCCATCCGAATCCGTAGCCGAAACCGGGAAGCTAAAGGTCGTGTCACCACAGACAAAGAAAGTCTGATCATCCGGCAGATTACAAACCGGCGCGGAATTTGATTCGATCGTAATCGAGACCATACCGCCACAGACAGCACCGCACTCATCAGTACATTCAAAAGTGGCGCTGTATGTTCCCGGACCGCTGGTAGTGAAACTCCAGTTGGAACCGTCAAATGAACCATCGCCTGAGAGCAAATTACAGCCGACCAGGTTGCCGTCCGAATCCGTAGCAGAAACCGGGAAGCTGAAGGTTGAGTCGGCGCACAGGAAGTATGTCTGATCCGA encodes:
- a CDS encoding S8 family serine peptidase → MKPKPLLLLAILLFAVFTSQSLFAEKMNGVEIKSGQWRGQEIEYLEGEILVGLKSERSEYDFALEMASSPAAIVRHDDGTGFLKLKVDENTDLFEVIADIEQMPSVRYAEPNMVDRLFITPDDPMYNEQWHYHNTGQSPPGGTPDADIDCPEGWDISTGSDTVIVGVLDSGIPMQNGQLSHPDLDDPNRYIIGTSVIDGGEPLDDNGHGTHVSGTIAAESNNGIGVAGVAWNVKVMAIKVFTSSGSGSHEYFRDGCFYGVDNGCKVLNYSGGGSAGETKEWGVAYADSNGVVLCAAAGNNNQGSVSWPGAYATTYSNTICVSSTDPDDQSSDFSSIGPEVTISAPGGSGSPYDADDIISTFPNYPCYLTTNYGLPQNYSPLAGTSMATPHAAGLAALILSMNPGLSPDSVRQVMINTSEDLGPAGFDNQFGYGRINVFNALSQMGPIVITHTPLPDTKDSLNDYEAVATVWSNADLVSDSVILYYEINSTWYEEVMLPTGGQDEFSAFIPAQPPGTTINYYIYAQNIDGEFDQTDTYSFYVIDYGVILEPELAGKSAPALDTAWYDMHLVNNGIFSDEFNLSQSGNLWDTQLFDTDSVTPVYSSGLLVSEESFDFMVRVLVPSSYEGEYDSVDVTATSVTDPAINATSVLTTTSAGQPWEIPFTDIFATTSFDIAKWESYEEAEVNDIGIDEPSAPYSANLNGETTGGDVLITEAINLKDESNIVVEYAYQQTGGAESPDAGDDLIIEYLNQDSVWIELNRHLGADADMTEFEEVELQLSSDAMHAGFRLKIRCTATAGAYDDWFVDDIYVGHPSDYDVRVNPAMQSQYGPAGDSALFTLTVVNRGYLTDEFDLSSSGDWDMTFFDAGGTHNTNTTGLIPGGDSVDIVAKVAIPAGTPLHDAETITAYATSQGDPLISAYALVEAVSAGEPAPVPWTENFPDDTLHIQKWFDYIGVTITTAGQNPPSDPYSMRLDGGVDTAATQLIDLSGQSGVLLSYYYQRGGMSDKPEAGDNLWVDYRNSSGNWVNLVTHEGADTAMQEFEYMSFELPADAHHQSLQVRLRSFGEASGMDNWYVDDLRIDFPPVMAVNPGSFDKILTQGDTTTAQLIIENSGQGGLIYNIDLVPHLRDAGPAFAYSLAEGRIESASHEYPDEAYLPSDLPKGEENDVQGMPVRYDLGGPDEYGYYWADSDEPSGPKFDWTDISTTGVDVVANLDDDNYYGPIKLDFDFPFYGTLYDEFYIGSNGLIGFDSTRLDSRISQPIPYTFTPNAILAVLWDDLNPDDDDNPESHVYVDKNAQRCIIQFTDYPEYRADPGDVVNMQVIINADGSILYQYLSIAPGFTKNYCTVGIESHDGTDGLEVVYRSEYLKDSLAIEFFKPYDWLRLDHLAGEIAGGESDTIDCQFVTDLEFEPGTYLTDIMIENNDPANNPLLINAELDVVEYQPYTCGDANGDDEIDVSDAVMIVNYAFSGGNPPEPLASGDANCDQVVDVSDAVTIINYAFAGGNAPCDTDGDGQPDC